One window of Corallococcus caeni genomic DNA carries:
- a CDS encoding tetratricopeptide repeat protein, whose amino-acid sequence MSSRLRALPLLVLLASGACTEPPKMDPKDQAEGLYLRGNSEYLQGKFDAALKSFDEMKALAPGDPRLPAARGEVLLSMSRLEESEKEFEAALRLDPKRSTNWSRLGFIQAQLGKKDEARQSLQKALALHPKDFNALEQLGELAEERGDHAEAVRDFTQAAEAAPEASKSDLLVRAVDVLTKQGRQDEVLGLLRKATGQGVRTPEVLTALGDAEVRAGRLPEAAAAYEEAAKKSPKDPTLWELVAEIQLKLGKREDALKAYGESLKVKDRAIVHVALARAHLAVEDRAAAEGELQKALDTVSGADVGEMQELADLLTTMGRKQDALRILTSLGSEPGHAKNTELQLATARLAQDLKDTATVQAACARVAAAATDGGVVKCP is encoded by the coding sequence ATGTCCTCGCGTCTGCGCGCCCTGCCGCTCCTCGTCTTGCTGGCCTCCGGGGCCTGCACCGAACCGCCGAAGATGGATCCGAAGGACCAGGCGGAAGGGCTCTACCTCCGGGGCAACTCCGAGTACCTCCAGGGCAAGTTCGACGCCGCGCTCAAGTCCTTCGACGAGATGAAGGCCCTGGCACCCGGAGACCCGCGGCTGCCCGCCGCGAGGGGCGAGGTGCTCCTGTCGATGAGCCGGCTGGAGGAGTCCGAAAAGGAGTTCGAGGCCGCGCTGCGGTTGGATCCGAAGCGCTCTACGAATTGGAGCCGGTTGGGGTTCATCCAGGCGCAGCTGGGCAAGAAGGACGAAGCGCGACAGTCGCTGCAGAAGGCGCTGGCGCTGCATCCGAAGGACTTCAACGCGCTGGAGCAGCTGGGCGAGCTGGCCGAGGAGCGCGGCGACCACGCCGAGGCCGTGCGCGACTTCACGCAGGCGGCCGAAGCCGCGCCGGAAGCGTCGAAGTCCGACCTGCTGGTGCGGGCGGTGGACGTACTGACGAAGCAGGGGCGGCAGGACGAGGTGCTCGGGCTGCTGCGCAAGGCGACGGGGCAGGGCGTGCGCACGCCGGAGGTGCTGACGGCGCTGGGGGACGCGGAGGTGCGCGCGGGCCGGTTGCCGGAAGCGGCGGCGGCCTACGAGGAGGCCGCGAAGAAGTCGCCCAAGGACCCCACGCTGTGGGAGCTGGTGGCGGAGATCCAGCTCAAGCTGGGCAAGCGCGAGGACGCGCTGAAGGCCTACGGCGAGTCGCTGAAGGTGAAGGACCGCGCCATCGTCCACGTGGCGCTCGCGAGGGCGCACCTGGCGGTGGAGGACCGCGCGGCGGCGGAAGGGGAGCTGCAGAAGGCCCTGGACACGGTGTCGGGGGCGGACGTGGGGGAGATGCAGGAACTCGCGGACCTGCTCACGACAATGGGGCGCAAGCAGGACGCCCTGCGCATTCTGACGAGCCTGGGCTCGGAGCCGGGGCACGCGAAGAACACGGAGTTGCAGCTGGCCACCGCAAGGCTCGCGCAGGACTTGAAGGACACGGCCACGGTCCAGGCCGCGTGCGCCCGGGTGGCCGCGGCGGCGACGGATGGTGGCGTGGTGAAGTGCCCTTGA
- a CDS encoding response regulator, with the protein MSDLRHTLLFVDDEADVLDILSRMFQRRYRVLTAPHGKAALEILRTESVDVLVTDQRMPEMTGIDLVNAARAEGMDVTTLLLTAYTDPQDIIAAINQGQVYRYVTKPWDVNDLLITVKNAVEFAQLKKDKEKLIRQLHQRVEALFVLYEVSRASANDPASYDAIIDRVLTAVARVLPYDCGAALIAPDGQRGATLRLRCVGNVGEEALLGVKESMLGAYRKSSGLTLPEDRVITRVTGTTTKDSASPVVYPNQLTVNLTAAGKPVGMLSLFSHRADAFTEDDGLLLDVLANQTADAIQSLRSAEEEARHRMERMVASMADGVVLTDEKNDIVVMNPAARRILRAGEEGQVPSNRLLEERLGFQPFQLVRNLEYSGHQVLREDVKLFERTVQTTVTPVNDARGTLRGVCVVLRDITDQKRLEERKDTFVSMVSHELRTPLTSITGALDLVLNRMAGDINERQHRYLSLAKDSAEKLNSIVDDLLDLSKYAQGRLKMSFERIYLEELVQRVVEKYGPAFAEKRIRVVPLLPQHPLRAMVDPNRVNQVLNNLLNNAVKFTPEGGEVRVELRATSSLPGYVVLSCWNSGDPIPEESLERIFDRFEQARTQANRTVRGTGLGLPICRNIVEAHGGRIWSEPSHDGVRFIAVLPTEPPPDMLSQAAVDTLLPSPQPIRADSRGKVLIIEGEPEVGHIMKALLGARGYRVRLAGSAEEGLSAARNLHPDVVLVSVRLPDVDGLRLAEILRHDPETRRAPLLLTSAFDERQRAFRAGADAFLVRPLAGDKLLATVDSLARGRAGAQHGRVLVVDDDVKIAFICREVLEGLGFEVGVAHSVEEGRRSLRERRPDAVLLDVTLPDGDGFAFLEEIKAERASGHISVIFISARTETSSKVRALKLGGDDYITKPFDALELGARVESMLRRKEQELSSSPTTQLPGSTAIEREVQRRLGARQPFAFCYLDLDNLKAYNDYYGFAKADGVVRQTGDLMREIFQQEGAPGDFLGHVAGDDFVFITSVESVDRVCQRAIEAFDRIIPLYYDRHDRERGHIEAEDRFGEMRQFPIMSVSVVAVMTDGVAHDHAELARRAADMKKRAKAIPGSVFLRSDLERVVRSVTG; encoded by the coding sequence GTGTCCGACCTCCGCCACACGCTGCTCTTCGTCGATGACGAGGCCGACGTCCTGGACATCCTCAGCCGGATGTTCCAGCGACGCTACCGCGTCCTCACCGCTCCCCACGGCAAGGCAGCCCTGGAAATCCTGCGTACCGAGTCCGTGGACGTCCTCGTCACGGACCAGCGCATGCCAGAGATGACCGGCATCGACCTGGTCAACGCCGCCCGCGCGGAAGGGATGGACGTCACCACGCTGCTGCTGACGGCCTACACGGACCCGCAGGACATCATCGCGGCCATCAACCAGGGGCAGGTGTACCGCTACGTCACCAAGCCCTGGGACGTGAACGACCTGCTCATCACCGTGAAGAACGCGGTGGAGTTCGCTCAGCTCAAGAAGGACAAGGAGAAGCTCATCCGCCAGCTGCACCAGCGGGTGGAGGCCCTCTTCGTCCTCTACGAGGTCAGCCGCGCCAGCGCGAACGACCCGGCCAGCTACGACGCCATCATCGACCGCGTGCTCACCGCCGTGGCCCGCGTGCTGCCGTACGACTGCGGCGCGGCCCTCATCGCGCCGGACGGCCAGCGCGGCGCCACGCTGCGCCTGCGCTGCGTGGGCAACGTGGGGGAAGAGGCGCTCCTGGGCGTCAAGGAGTCCATGCTCGGCGCGTACCGCAAGAGCAGCGGCCTGACGCTGCCGGAGGACCGGGTCATCACCCGCGTCACCGGCACCACCACGAAGGACTCCGCGTCCCCCGTCGTCTACCCCAACCAGCTCACGGTGAACCTCACCGCCGCGGGCAAGCCCGTGGGCATGCTGTCGCTGTTCTCGCACCGCGCGGACGCGTTCACGGAGGACGACGGGCTGCTCCTGGACGTGCTCGCCAACCAGACGGCGGACGCCATCCAGTCGCTGCGGAGCGCGGAGGAAGAGGCCCGCCACCGCATGGAGCGCATGGTCGCGTCCATGGCGGACGGCGTGGTGCTCACCGACGAGAAGAACGACATCGTGGTGATGAACCCCGCGGCCCGCCGCATCCTGCGCGCGGGGGAGGAGGGACAGGTCCCCTCCAACCGCCTCCTGGAGGAGCGCCTGGGCTTCCAGCCGTTCCAGCTGGTGCGCAACCTGGAGTACAGCGGACACCAGGTGCTGCGCGAGGACGTGAAGCTCTTCGAGCGCACCGTGCAGACCACCGTGACGCCCGTCAACGACGCGCGCGGCACCCTGCGCGGCGTGTGCGTGGTGCTGCGCGACATCACCGACCAGAAGCGGCTGGAGGAGCGCAAGGACACGTTCGTGTCCATGGTGAGCCACGAGCTGCGCACGCCTCTCACCTCCATCACCGGCGCGCTGGACCTGGTGCTCAACCGGATGGCGGGGGACATCAACGAGCGGCAGCACCGCTACCTGTCGCTGGCCAAGGACTCCGCGGAGAAGCTCAACAGCATCGTGGACGACCTGCTGGACCTGTCGAAGTACGCGCAGGGCCGGCTGAAGATGAGCTTCGAGCGCATCTACCTGGAGGAGCTGGTCCAGCGCGTGGTGGAGAAGTACGGGCCCGCCTTCGCGGAGAAGCGCATCCGCGTCGTGCCGCTGCTGCCGCAGCACCCGCTGCGCGCCATGGTGGACCCCAACCGCGTGAACCAGGTGCTCAACAACCTGCTCAACAACGCGGTGAAGTTCACGCCGGAGGGCGGCGAGGTGCGCGTGGAGCTGCGCGCCACGTCCAGCCTGCCCGGCTACGTGGTGCTCTCCTGCTGGAACAGCGGCGACCCCATCCCTGAAGAGAGCCTGGAGCGCATCTTCGACCGCTTCGAGCAGGCCCGCACCCAGGCGAACCGCACCGTGCGCGGCACCGGCCTGGGCCTGCCCATCTGCCGCAACATCGTGGAGGCCCACGGCGGCCGCATCTGGTCCGAGCCCTCCCACGACGGCGTGCGCTTCATCGCCGTGCTGCCCACCGAGCCGCCCCCGGACATGCTGTCGCAGGCGGCCGTGGACACGCTCCTGCCGTCGCCGCAGCCCATCCGCGCGGACTCGCGCGGCAAGGTGCTCATCATCGAGGGCGAGCCCGAGGTGGGCCACATCATGAAGGCCCTGCTGGGCGCCCGGGGCTACCGGGTACGCCTGGCGGGCTCCGCGGAGGAGGGGCTCTCCGCCGCTCGCAACCTGCACCCGGACGTGGTGCTGGTGTCGGTGCGGCTGCCGGACGTGGACGGCCTGCGGCTGGCCGAAATCCTGCGGCATGATCCGGAGACGCGCCGCGCGCCGCTGCTGCTCACCTCCGCGTTCGACGAGCGCCAGCGCGCCTTCCGGGCCGGCGCGGACGCGTTCCTCGTGCGCCCCCTGGCCGGCGACAAGCTGCTGGCCACGGTGGACTCGCTCGCGCGGGGCCGCGCCGGGGCGCAACACGGGCGCGTGCTGGTGGTGGACGACGACGTGAAGATCGCCTTCATCTGCCGCGAGGTGCTGGAGGGGCTGGGCTTCGAGGTCGGCGTCGCGCACAGCGTGGAGGAGGGCCGGCGCTCCCTGCGCGAGCGCAGGCCGGACGCGGTGCTCCTGGACGTCACGCTGCCGGACGGCGACGGGTTCGCGTTCCTGGAGGAGATCAAGGCCGAGCGCGCCAGCGGCCACATCTCCGTCATCTTCATCTCCGCGCGCACGGAGACGTCGTCCAAGGTCCGCGCGCTGAAGCTGGGCGGGGACGACTACATCACCAAGCCCTTCGACGCGCTGGAGTTGGGCGCGCGCGTGGAGAGCATGCTGCGGCGCAAGGAGCAGGAGCTGTCCTCGTCGCCCACCACGCAGCTGCCCGGGTCCACCGCCATCGAGCGCGAGGTGCAGCGCCGGCTGGGCGCGCGCCAGCCGTTCGCGTTCTGCTACCTGGACCTGGACAACCTCAAGGCCTACAACGACTACTACGGCTTCGCGAAGGCGGACGGCGTGGTGCGCCAGACGGGCGACCTCATGCGGGAGATCTTCCAGCAGGAAGGCGCCCCGGGGGACTTCCTGGGCCACGTGGCCGGGGACGACTTCGTGTTCATCACCTCCGTGGAGTCGGTGGACCGGGTGTGCCAGCGGGCCATCGAAGCCTTCGACCGGATCATCCCGCTCTACTACGACCGGCATGACCGGGAGCGCGGCCACATCGAGGCGGAGGACCGCTTCGGGGAGATGCGCCAGTTCCCCATCATGAGCGTGTCCGTGGTGGCGGTGATGACGGACGGCGTCGCGCATGACCACGCGGAGCTGGCGCGCCGGGCCGCGGACATGAAGAAGCGGGCGAAGGCCATTCCCGGCTCCGTCTTCCTGCGCAGCGACCTGGAGCGCGTGGTCCGCTCCGTCACCGGATGA
- a CDS encoding COR domain-containing protein: protein MNKNNSSNEAFRRIEAAIRGGGKKLELSWLGLDEMLEEIRHQARLSSVEEIDLLGNHLRGLPGWLGELKGLRSIDIRRNPIGRVNSRPGMTIDWDVYVENKDSIEPEHIRGFRLGSRFKTAVDEIGNFPNLEIVDFGQDGPNNDFDSEEMERAIDVVVEALPGLKELELLHVGLRRVPKSIAKLSKLESLDISSNPIEILPAYLVHLEGLRTLSFADTAAAYIPDWVFELSRLEVLQAGYNGIRTIPKAIGRLAKLRSLFVNDNHLSDLPASIAGLSALEWIYLSYNLFKKIPDVLFDVGSLERIAFNAASGERTVYWAAGDIPITGVKRRRGRIREVGVGILRLQRLASLTLEEQPIQTPPEEVVAQGVDAIKNYWRQRNEAGTDYLCEAKLIIVGEPGAGKTSLANKIVNSDYRLRTEEKSTEGIDVLHWGFPVNLIPKGSSPSAVVLRNFNVNVWDFGGQEIYHATHQFFLTRRSVYVLVADGRREDTDFYYWLSVVELLSEGSPIIVVMNEKQDRQRDIDETGLRGRFANLREVLVTNLASNRGLDEIRRVVRSHLERLPHIGEALPATWRRVREVLERDSRNYISLADYLRVCEENGFTRHEDKIQLSGYLHDLGICVHFQDDPILKGIVILKPKWGTDAVYRVLDDANVLSRKGRFSSTRLDEIWSEPEYALVRDELLQLMVRFGLCYRLEEGDVYIAPQLLGTAVPDYSWPRMDGIALRYVYDFMPKGIVTRLIVGLNRLIADQGLVWRSGVVLEREGSRCEIVEDYVRRQISVRAVGAYSRELLAIVDNELARIHKSFRRLRWRALVPCRCDVCRQGASPEMYGVDVLRRFARDGRSIQCQLSYEMVDAGRLIEHSFPVYRELSTIDQIKESGGLVVAQLSGSSSELVVKQVFVSYAWGGESGAVVDDIERIFGSGGVRLLRDKNEVGYRDSIRKFMQRLGRGRCVVVVLSRGYLESKSCMFELMEIASANGFRERVFPVVLPDANIFNAIGVLDYVKHWEVKIHELDGRMKEVESSDLDWIRDEIDLYRRIRSFVAKITGVLRDMNARSLDVHRSEGYREILAAVELSAVDKRDD from the coding sequence ATGAACAAAAACAATTCTTCAAATGAAGCTTTCCGGCGCATTGAGGCAGCCATTCGCGGGGGAGGCAAGAAGCTAGAGTTGAGTTGGCTTGGTCTTGACGAGATGTTGGAAGAGATTCGTCATCAAGCCCGACTTTCGTCGGTGGAAGAGATTGACTTGCTGGGTAATCACCTTCGAGGGTTGCCAGGTTGGCTTGGTGAGCTTAAGGGCTTGCGATCGATTGACATTCGAAGAAATCCGATAGGTCGAGTAAATTCTCGTCCTGGAATGACTATTGACTGGGATGTCTATGTGGAAAACAAAGATTCGATCGAACCGGAGCACATCAGGGGATTTCGTCTCGGCTCTCGATTCAAGACTGCGGTTGATGAGATTGGTAATTTCCCAAATCTCGAGATCGTTGATTTCGGCCAAGATGGGCCCAATAACGATTTTGATTCCGAAGAAATGGAGCGAGCCATTGATGTTGTTGTGGAGGCCTTGCCCGGTCTCAAGGAGCTTGAGTTGCTCCATGTCGGGCTGCGAAGAGTTCCAAAATCCATTGCCAAGCTCAGTAAGCTGGAGTCTTTAGATATCTCAAGCAATCCAATTGAGATTCTTCCGGCTTACCTCGTTCATCTGGAGGGTCTGAGGACTTTGTCCTTTGCGGACACGGCGGCGGCCTATATTCCAGATTGGGTTTTTGAACTCTCAAGGCTTGAGGTGCTTCAGGCGGGATATAATGGAATTCGAACCATCCCCAAGGCCATCGGGCGACTTGCGAAGTTGCGGAGCCTATTCGTCAACGACAATCACCTGTCGGATCTGCCAGCGTCGATAGCGGGGCTGTCCGCGCTTGAGTGGATATATTTGTCATACAATCTCTTCAAGAAAATTCCTGACGTGCTGTTTGATGTTGGGAGTCTTGAGCGGATTGCGTTCAATGCTGCAAGTGGCGAGCGCACTGTTTATTGGGCTGCCGGAGATATTCCAATCACTGGGGTGAAGCGCCGGAGGGGAAGGATTCGTGAAGTTGGGGTGGGCATTCTTCGGTTGCAGCGACTGGCTAGTCTGACTCTTGAAGAGCAGCCAATTCAAACTCCTCCGGAAGAAGTGGTCGCGCAGGGCGTTGATGCAATCAAGAACTACTGGAGGCAACGGAATGAGGCGGGGACCGACTACTTGTGCGAGGCAAAGCTCATAATTGTTGGAGAGCCTGGTGCAGGGAAGACGTCGCTGGCGAACAAGATAGTGAATTCGGATTATCGCTTGCGCACGGAGGAGAAGTCGACCGAGGGGATCGATGTTTTGCATTGGGGTTTTCCTGTTAACTTGATTCCCAAGGGCAGTTCTCCTTCTGCCGTGGTTTTGAGGAACTTTAATGTAAATGTCTGGGACTTTGGTGGGCAGGAAATCTATCATGCGACGCATCAGTTTTTCCTGACGCGAAGATCGGTGTATGTTCTTGTTGCTGATGGGCGGCGGGAGGATACGGATTTTTACTATTGGTTAAGTGTTGTGGAGTTGTTGAGTGAGGGAAGCCCGATCATCGTTGTGATGAATGAGAAGCAGGATCGACAGCGGGATATCGACGAGACCGGGCTTCGAGGACGGTTTGCCAATTTGCGCGAAGTGCTTGTGACGAATTTGGCAAGTAACCGCGGACTTGATGAGATCCGTCGTGTAGTGCGATCCCACTTGGAGCGACTTCCTCATATCGGCGAAGCACTTCCCGCAACATGGCGGAGAGTGCGCGAGGTGCTTGAGAGGGATTCGCGAAATTATATTTCTTTGGCCGATTACCTTCGGGTTTGCGAAGAAAATGGGTTTACGAGGCACGAAGACAAGATACAGCTTAGTGGGTACCTTCATGATCTTGGAATTTGCGTCCATTTTCAAGATGACCCGATTTTGAAGGGGATTGTCATCCTGAAGCCTAAGTGGGGGACGGACGCCGTTTATCGTGTCCTTGATGACGCCAATGTCCTCTCCAGGAAGGGACGATTTTCGTCTACAAGGCTCGATGAGATCTGGTCTGAGCCAGAGTACGCGCTTGTCCGCGACGAACTCCTTCAGTTGATGGTAAGGTTTGGGCTATGTTATCGGTTGGAAGAGGGAGATGTGTATATTGCTCCTCAGTTGCTGGGAACTGCCGTGCCGGACTATTCGTGGCCTAGGATGGACGGTATTGCGCTGAGGTATGTGTATGATTTTATGCCCAAGGGCATTGTGACGCGTTTGATTGTTGGGCTGAATCGCCTGATCGCGGATCAAGGGTTGGTATGGCGGAGCGGGGTAGTTCTTGAGCGTGAGGGTAGCCGCTGCGAGATTGTTGAGGATTACGTGCGGCGACAGATTTCCGTGAGAGCGGTCGGGGCCTACTCAAGGGAGTTGCTTGCGATAGTGGACAACGAGCTTGCGCGAATTCATAAGTCATTTCGGCGCCTTCGGTGGAGGGCTTTGGTTCCTTGTCGGTGTGATGTGTGTCGGCAAGGGGCAAGTCCTGAGATGTATGGCGTAGATGTGCTTCGTAGATTTGCCCGTGACGGGCGCAGTATCCAGTGTCAGTTGAGTTATGAGATGGTTGATGCGGGGAGGTTGATTGAGCACAGTTTTCCGGTGTATCGAGAACTTTCGACTATCGATCAGATTAAAGAGTCGGGCGGATTAGTTGTCGCCCAGTTGTCTGGCAGTTCAAGCGAATTAGTCGTAAAGCAGGTTTTTGTTTCGTACGCTTGGGGTGGGGAGAGTGGGGCGGTGGTTGATGATATTGAGCGAATTTTCGGTTCTGGAGGGGTCCGGCTTCTCCGAGATAAGAACGAGGTTGGGTATAGGGATTCAATCCGAAAATTCATGCAGCGTCTGGGGAGGGGGCGATGTGTTGTTGTTGTGTTGAGTAGGGGGTATCTTGAGTCGAAGAGCTGTATGTTTGAGCTGATGGAGATTGCTTCGGCAAATGGCTTTAGGGAGCGCGTGTTTCCGGTTGTTTTGCCGGATGCGAATATTTTCAACGCTATCGGCGTTCTTGATTATGTGAAGCACTGGGAGGTTAAGATTCATGAGCTTGATGGTCGGATGAAAGAGGTTGAGTCTTCTGATTTGGATTGGATCCGAGATGAGATTGACCTCTACAGGAGAATTCGTAGCTTTGTTGCGAAAATTACTGGGGTTCTGCGAGATATGAATGCGCGTAGCCTTGATGTCCATCGAAGTGAGGGATATCGAGAGATTTTGGCGGCTGTAGAGTTGAGTGCTGTCGACAAGCGGGATGATTGA
- the lexA gene encoding transcriptional repressor LexA, whose amino-acid sequence MEELTERQREILTFIVKETEVRGFPPTIREIGEHMDIRSTNGVNDHLKALERKGYLTRGEQQSRSLVPTKRARLLLGLGMKSRESGMVEIPLLGKVAAGAPALAQEHMEDSVKIDSFLLGGVNGREVFALRVKGQSMIDDGIHDGDYLFVKKTPSAQPGEIVVALIEDEATVKRYYPENDRIRFQPANATMQPIYVNRSDFRSTMILGQVVGVYRKLQGGRT is encoded by the coding sequence ATGGAAGAGCTCACGGAGCGCCAGCGCGAAATCCTGACCTTCATCGTGAAGGAGACGGAGGTCCGAGGCTTCCCCCCGACCATCCGGGAGATTGGGGAGCACATGGACATCCGCTCCACCAACGGGGTGAACGACCACCTGAAGGCCCTGGAGCGCAAGGGCTACCTGACCCGGGGCGAGCAGCAGAGCCGCTCGCTGGTGCCCACCAAGCGGGCAAGGTTGCTCCTGGGCCTGGGGATGAAGAGCCGGGAGTCGGGCATGGTGGAGATCCCCCTGCTCGGCAAGGTGGCGGCCGGTGCGCCGGCCCTGGCGCAGGAGCACATGGAGGACTCGGTCAAGATCGACAGCTTCCTCCTGGGCGGGGTGAACGGCCGGGAGGTGTTCGCGCTGAGGGTCAAGGGCCAGTCGATGATCGACGACGGCATCCACGACGGGGACTACCTCTTCGTGAAGAAGACGCCGTCGGCGCAGCCGGGGGAGATCGTGGTGGCGCTCATCGAGGACGAGGCCACGGTGAAGCGCTACTACCCGGAGAACGATCGCATCCGCTTCCAGCCGGCGAACGCGACGATGCAGCCCATCTACGTGAACCGCTCGGACTTCCGCTCCACGATGATCCTGGGGCAGGTGGTGGGCGTGTACCGGAAGCTGCAGGGCGGCCGGACGTAA
- a CDS encoding sensor histidine kinase, with the protein MRLYQQLILFMLAATVLPLAIVGFLLLSRSEQALAQRIDDQQRELATATAEAVEASLMEVVNGLARSAELLPWERATPDEVRGMLLLLYGQSTTVSAVIQVDANGQPLGPAVFRSAEPLERHPAFDPANVPQLAHAVPVEQFRDGGKGQAALGSAYVHAGSGVAAVAVAVKLGASEEAPYAVAELVFTQLEALLARRASDGQRLDVVDTEGRVLASSQAGRRMAALEPELREALTSVQGTDGGRGFQLKDPARRVSVAWVDTLEMGVVVTEDEALALTPVRELRTTVLASVAGALLVLLALGALFTRRLDRRLSQVVQGAEAYGRGELERRLPVEGQDELSELASTFNRMGEELEASRARLMSWNDDLRVRVEEATADLRAAQLQLVEAQKLAAVGQLGAGVAHEINNPLAGILGNVQLLLLDRAADDTDFETLRKIEQSAKRCKEITQNLLRFSQQRERPDLRPVDLNAVVRDALSLTENQTRGEGIDLVTELSAEVPRVKADPGHLSQVVLALLSNARTAMMKTPVKRLTLRTGERDGMCILEVEDTGKGIAENIRPRIFEPFFTTKDVWSNVGLGLSVAWRIITEAGGTLEVRSEAGQGARFTIVLPRA; encoded by the coding sequence ATGAGGCTCTACCAGCAGCTCATCCTCTTCATGCTCGCCGCGACGGTGCTGCCCCTGGCCATCGTGGGCTTCCTGTTGCTGTCGCGCTCGGAGCAGGCGCTCGCGCAGCGCATCGATGATCAGCAGCGCGAGCTCGCCACCGCCACCGCGGAGGCGGTGGAAGCCAGCCTGATGGAGGTCGTCAACGGCCTCGCCCGGTCCGCGGAGCTGCTGCCCTGGGAGCGCGCCACGCCCGACGAGGTGCGCGGCATGCTGCTGCTCCTCTACGGCCAGTCCACCACGGTGAGCGCGGTCATCCAGGTGGACGCGAACGGGCAGCCCCTGGGGCCCGCCGTGTTCCGGAGCGCGGAGCCGCTCGAGCGCCATCCCGCCTTCGACCCCGCGAACGTCCCTCAGCTGGCGCACGCGGTGCCGGTGGAGCAGTTCCGGGACGGGGGCAAGGGCCAGGCGGCGCTGGGCAGCGCGTACGTGCACGCGGGCTCGGGCGTGGCCGCGGTGGCGGTGGCGGTGAAGCTGGGGGCTTCCGAGGAGGCGCCGTACGCCGTCGCGGAGCTCGTCTTCACCCAGCTGGAGGCGCTGCTCGCGCGGCGTGCGAGCGATGGGCAGCGGCTGGACGTGGTGGACACCGAGGGGCGCGTCCTGGCCAGCTCCCAGGCCGGCCGGCGCATGGCGGCGCTGGAGCCGGAGCTGCGGGAGGCGCTGACGTCCGTCCAGGGCACCGACGGCGGACGCGGCTTCCAGCTGAAGGACCCCGCGCGCCGGGTGAGCGTGGCGTGGGTGGACACGCTGGAGATGGGCGTCGTCGTGACGGAGGACGAGGCCCTGGCGCTGACGCCGGTGCGGGAGCTGCGCACCACGGTGCTCGCGTCCGTGGCGGGCGCGCTGCTGGTGCTGCTGGCCCTGGGAGCGCTCTTCACCCGGCGGTTGGACCGGCGGCTCTCGCAGGTGGTGCAGGGCGCGGAGGCCTATGGTCGCGGAGAGCTGGAGCGTCGCCTGCCGGTGGAGGGCCAGGACGAGTTGAGCGAGCTGGCGTCCACCTTCAACCGCATGGGTGAGGAGCTGGAGGCGTCTCGCGCGCGGCTGATGAGCTGGAACGACGACCTGCGCGTCCGGGTGGAGGAGGCCACGGCGGACCTGCGGGCGGCGCAGCTGCAACTGGTGGAGGCGCAGAAGCTGGCGGCGGTGGGCCAGCTGGGCGCGGGCGTGGCGCACGAAATCAACAACCCGTTGGCCGGCATCCTGGGCAACGTGCAGCTCCTGCTCCTGGACCGGGCGGCGGACGACACGGACTTCGAGACGCTGCGGAAGATCGAGCAGAGCGCCAAGCGCTGCAAGGAGATCACCCAGAACCTGCTGCGCTTCTCCCAGCAGCGCGAGCGCCCGGACCTGCGGCCCGTGGACCTGAACGCGGTGGTGCGCGACGCGCTGAGCCTCACGGAGAACCAGACGCGCGGGGAGGGCATCGACCTGGTGACGGAGCTGAGCGCGGAGGTGCCTCGCGTGAAGGCGGACCCCGGGCACCTGTCGCAGGTGGTGCTGGCGCTCTTGTCCAACGCGCGCACCGCGATGATGAAGACGCCGGTGAAGCGGCTCACGCTGCGCACGGGCGAGCGCGACGGGATGTGCATCCTGGAGGTGGAGGACACCGGCAAGGGCATCGCGGAGAACATCCGGCCGCGCATCTTCGAGCCCTTCTTCACCACCAAGGACGTCTGGTCCAATGTGGGCCTGGGCCTGAGCGTCGCGTGGCGCATCATCACGGAGGCCGGGGGGACGCTGGAGGTCCGCTCGGAGGCAGGGCAGGGGGCCCGCTTCACCATCGTGCTGCCCCGGGCATAG